In Colletotrichum higginsianum IMI 349063 chromosome 1, whole genome shotgun sequence, one genomic interval encodes:
- a CDS encoding Ankyrin unc44, translating into MDVIGTITGVIDLFVVAHQIQGLCDKYKNAPKTVRDIIDECEWTKALCIGLKDQLSRTPDALEHGGRTRPSLGAQQKPGHTLLWCFGKSMQGIRETLEDLEKEAAKLRSKKNSLMGKWDKAKFLWKEDYFKDAVQNVKDQRDMVAIVMSGIQLHSTNTLNEELRRLIGLIEAGQKPASESTPRVDRLQPPGQGLKKSKSDTQIKKSGTRLAEDLYTAVRGGRLVDLEPILSQGVSINLALGDGGDRAVHIAAREGFLPILDRLLAYGADVNVQNVSQETPLHQALRRGQTPTSLALLSNGASWTISDDKGVTALHVAAKNSAYLIVQYLLDRGADPNVLDKQGQAPLFMACHPMDKKGKKPKVDLKVIRALVERGADPTIIGAAKSGSTPVHELAMGGNAKELEIVGKAARSVELPLEGDCEGATPLHLAVRNNHPDAVDVLIKLGANVNARQTSKDGAVPTALWQAGWNRNLDIATKLLEAGADPDARGKDKSTVLHLAVAKRWPEMVKLLVKHKASLNAQTSDRRRPLHAAVWIKDLAMVRLLLEKGAAVDGKGASSATPLMDAAQAGSLPMIRLLMEHGADWSYTTPQGTDAFIWACGGGHVGCASFLLGCGQDLHKRASGDFTALHYAARTGVVDCVKWLLELGVDKSIRSTKARVPFKVMGTAADVARAHGTAEVAELIEKYETVAGY; encoded by the exons ATGGATGTCATCGGCACAATAACAGGGGTAATCGACCTTTTCGTCGTCGCGCACCAAATCCAGGGCCTCTGCGACAAGTACAAAAATGCGCCCAAGACAGTACGGGACATCATCGACGAGTGCGAATGGACCAAGGCGCTTTGCATCGGTCTGAAGGACCAGTTATCGCGGACGCCGGATGCTTTGGAACACGGGGGAAGGACGAGGCCCAGCCTGGGCGCCCAGCAGAAACCTGGTCACACTCTGCTATGGTGTTTTGGCAAGAGCATGCAGGGCATTCGCGAGACGCTCGAAGacctggagaaggaggccgctAAGCTACGGAGCAAGAAGAACTCGCTCATGGGCAAGtgggacaaggccaagttCTTGTGGAAAGAGGACTATTTCAAAGATGCCGTGCAGAACGTCAAGGACCAAAGGGACATGGTCGCCATTGTCATGTCGGGAATCCAACT GCACAGCACTAACACGCTGAACGAAGAGTTGCGAAGGTTGATCGGACTAATTGAGGCCGGTCAGAAGCCAGCCTCAGAGTCGACGCCTCGAGTTGATCGACTACAACCGCCAGGTCAGGGGCTCAAAAAGAGCAAATCGGACACGCAGATCAAGAAGTCGGGGACAAGACTTGCCGAGGACCTTTACACAGCTGTTCGGGGCGGCCGGCTTGTCGACCTGGAGCCCATCCTGTCTCAGGGCGTCTCGATCAACCTGGCTCTCGGAGATGGCGGGGACCGAGCCGTGCACATCGCCGCTCGCGAGGGATTCCTGCCCATATTGGATCGTCTTCTGGCctacggcgccgacgtcaacGTCCAGAACGTGTCGCAAGAAACTCCGCTGCACCAAGCGCTGCGGAGGGGGCAAACGCCGACGTCGCTGGCGCTGCTTTCCAATGGGGCAAGCTGGACTATCTCGGACGACAAAGGGGTGACCGCGTTGCATGTGGCAGCAAAGAATTCTGCATATCTTATCGTTCAGTATTTGCTGGACAGGGGAGCCGACCCAAACGTACTGGACAAACAGGGCCAGGCGCCCCTGTTTATGGCGTGCCATCCCATGGACAAGAAAGGCAAGAAGCCCAAGGTGGACTTGAAAGTCATTCGCGCCCTGGTCGAACGAGGGGCTGACCCAACCATCATCGGCGCTGCAAAGTCGGGGAGTACTCCGGTCCACGAGCTCGCCATGGGCGGAAACGCAAAAGAGCTCGAAATTGTCGGCAAGGCAGCGAGGTCGGTCGAGTTGCCGTTAGAGGGAGACTGCGAGGGCGCCACGCCACTCCATCTCGCCGTCAGAAACAACCATccggacgccgtcgacgtcctgATCAAGCTCGGGGCCAACGTCAACGCGCGGCAGACTTCGAAAGACGGCGCGGTGCCAACGGCTCTGTGGCAGGCCGGGTGGAACCGAAACCTAGACATCGCGACCAAGCTcctcgaagccggcgccgacccTGACGCTCGGGGCAAAGACAAGTCCACCGTCCTACACCTGGCGGTGGCAAAGCGCTGGCCGGAAATGGTCAAGCTTCTCGTCAAGCATAAGGCCAGCTTGAATGCTCAGACATCGGACAGGAGAAGACCCCTTCACGCGGCGGTGTGGATCAAGGACCTTGCCATGGTCCGGCTCCTGCTCGAAAAGGGGGCCGCGGTAGACGGCAAGGGCGCCAGCAGCGCGACACCTCTTATGGACGCCGCTCAGGCCGGCTCCTTACCAATGATCAGGCTCCTCATGGAGCACGGGGCGGATTGGTCCTACACGACGCCCCAGGGGACGGACGCGTTCATCTGGGCATGTGGCGGGGGCCATGTAGGCTGCGCGAGCTTCTTGCTGGGTTGCGGACAAGACTTGCACAAGAGAGCGTCGGGCGATTTCACCGCGCTGCACTACGCGGCACGAACCGGGGTGGTGGATTGCGTCAAGTGGTTGCTGGAGCTTGGGGTGGATAAGTCGATCAGGTCGACCAAGGCGAGAGTGCCGTTCAAGGTTATGGGGACAGCGGCGGATGTTGCTAGGGCACATGGAACCGCCGAGGTTGCTGAGTTGATTGAAAAGTACGAGACAGTTGCGGGGTACTAG
- a CDS encoding SNF2 super family protein, whose translation MVIHLSLSSSPPVGSSALGTSPTRGPNRGDDADELASETIPCSPYQTQATQIVSRSSLASPTKSRLELSSSPSSRSVIEVPASSPFQPTGKSSTSAYFSRLVPPGTRFQPPPKSQPTPRSLKRPSEEPVIVDSSDEENRRGSRENIARTSFKRHVSNFEYVSVDTLQKKIEEVADALGSTMPVQYCREALTACHNNVEDAINYLLDARHLKPKVNTFVGSTKPTSTAGGDRPTSLERKTSRLGEPSKPKLLGQHVPSLPTPSRSTTPSPPKPKRRRLMQGRRPDRSPISSQQTHQVEPALDELADDKVDELIVIPDDKEDEDFDNDDEVNEAVKESLHDKALHAINSSPIEDLSAMTNIKLDELKVIETKRPFDTIDEVQAVTVLKKSGARGRKPRVAIGETLVDAIMDFTRSVNAIDEVVAECEKKANKVKQEISLWDLDVKGQKRSAQSQFAKDDLPLTPTSFRGQKLSEPPIPSQPKLMEGHCTMRPFQLFGLNWMSLLYNSGYGCILADEMGLGKTCQVISLICHLVEAYGETAQGERPWPNLVVVPPSTFSNWMVEFQRFAPDLSVLAYQGPQAERREIAYEMLENPADYHVVLTTYTQVGSEDDLEALRQLQPAAAIFDEGHKMKNPKTKIYKDLIRIKARWRMLLTGTPVQNNLMEMLSLLNFIDPKQFSGRMDQLQYMFSQKVTIRDVNNGAFLYGERVSRARTILEPFILQRRKQQVLSDMPSKICNVAYCDLAPVQKELYEEYERLFKAGPVKKTSTGRQSDQNNSWMQLRKAAIHPQLFRRYFTNAKVEQMAKILMREVPQSELQQPRIDHLVGELQNSSDFELHLWCRDYACIRHLDVPEGSWMESGKVAKLLELIHQYRDNGDRVLVFSKFAKVVEILREVLHTGGIRHCVLYGQTSVAERQDLIDDFNKDTDITAFLLTTGAGGTGINLTSANKIIIFDQSDNPQDDIQAENRAHRLGQTRDVEVIRLLTSHTIEELIYKACQKKIELAEKVTGAVEDMEDKHAEENLEKEVRKMMADQLTPS comes from the coding sequence ATGGTTATCCATTTGAGCCtgagctcctcgccgccggtaGGCAGCTCGGCGTTGGGCACGTCGCCTACCAGAGGCCCCAATcgtggcgacgacgccgacgagctcgccagCGAGACGATTCCCTGCTCGCCGTACCAGACACAAGCTACGCAGATAGTCAGCCGGAGCTCCCTCGCGTCCCCGACAAAATCGCGGCTCGAATtatcctcctctccctcctcgcgCTCGGTTATCGAAGTTCCtgcgtcgtcgcccttccAGCCGACTGGGAAgtcgagcacctcggcctACTTCTCGCGCCTCGTGCCCCCGGGCACGCGCTTCCAGCCACCCCCCAAATcgcagccgacgccgaggtcacTGAAGAGACCCTCCGAGGAACCCGTCATTGTGGATTCTTCGGATGAAGAGAATCGCCGCGGCTCTCGTGAGAACATCGCCCGGACGTCTTTCAAGAGACACGTCTCAAACTTCGAGTACGTCTCAGTGGATACGTTACAAAAGAAAATTGAAGAGGTCGCCGACGCTCTCGGCAGTACGATGCCAGTACAATACTGCAGAGAGGCACTGACCGCGTGCCACAATAATGTTGAAGATGCGATCAACTACTTGCTAGATGCTCGTCATCTGAAGCCCAAGGTCAACACCTTTGTGGGATCTACCAAGCCAACAAGCACTGCTGGCGGTGACCGACCAACGAGCCTGGAGCGGAAAACGAGCCGATTGGGTGAGCCCAGCAAGCCGAAACTACTTGGACAACATGTGCCGAGCTTGCCTACTCCTTCACGAAGCACCACGCCCTCGCCACCTAAGCCGAAGCGCCGGCGCCTGATGCAAGGTCGTCGACCCGATCGATCTCCCATTTCATCGCAACAGACCCACCAAGTTGAACCGGCTTTGGACGAGCTTGCGGACGACAAAGTAGATGAGCTGATTGTCATTCCCGATGAtaaggaggacgaggacttcGACAACGATGATGAAGTCAACGAGGCGGTCAAGGAGAGTCTGCACGACAAAGCTCTCCATGCCATCAATAGCAGCCCCATCGAGGATCTGTCTGCCATGACGAATATCAAGCTAGACGAGCTCAAGGTAATTGAGACCAAGAGACCTTTCGACACAATCGACGAGGTTCAAGCCGTGACTGTCCTGAAAAAATCAGGCGCTCGTGGCCGTAAGCCCAGAGTTGCGATCGGAGAGACATTGGTTGACGCCATCATGGACTTTACTCGCAGCGTCAATGCCATCGACGAGGTTGTAGCTGAAtgcgagaagaaggccaacaAAGTCAAGCAAGAGATTAGCCTTTGGGATCTCGACGTCAAGGGACAGAAGCGAAGCGCCCAAAGCCAATTTGCTAAGGACGACCTTCCCCTTACGCCGACAAGCTTCCGCGGACAGAAGTTATCTGAGCCGCCAATCCCCTCCCAACCGAAATTAATGGAAGGTCACTGTACCATGCGTCCGTTCCAGCTTTTCGGTCTCAACTGGATGTCTCTTCTGTACAACAGCGGTTACGGATGCATTCTGGCTGATGAGATGGGCTTGGGCAAGACGTGCCAGGTGATTTCTCTCATCTGCCATTTAGTTGAGGCTTACGGGGAAACTGCACAAGGCGAGCGACCTTGGCCCAACCTCGTCGTTGTACCACCGTCCACATTCTCTAACTGGATGGTCGAGTTTCAACGCTTCGCCCCTGATCTCTCGGTTCTTGCGTATCAAGGTCCCCAGGCCGAGCGCCGGGAAATCGCTTATGAGATGCTCGAGAATCCTGCCGACTACCATGTTGTCTTGACGACATACACGCAGGTCGGTTCCGAGGATGATCTGGAGGCCCTACGACAGCTCCAGCCCGCTGCCGCAATCTTTGACGAAGGACACAAAATGAAGAACCCCAAGACGAAGATCTATAAAGATCTCATCAGAATCAAGGCTCGTTGGAGAATGCTACTCACCGGTACTCCCGTCCAAAACAATTTGATGGAgatgctctctctcttgaaTTTTATCGATCCGAAGCAATTCAGCGGCCGGATGGATCAGCTCCAGTACATGTTCAGTCAGAAGGTCACTATCCGCGACGTCAACAATGGCGCCTTTTTGTACGGAGAGCGCGTCAGCCGAGCCAGAACGATCCTCGAGCCTTTTATTCTTCAACGTCGCAAGCAGCAGGTGCTCTCTGACATGCCATCCAAGATCTGCAACGTGGCATATTGTGATCTGGCACCTGTGCAGAAGGAGCTGTATGAGGAGTACGAGCGTCTCTTCAAGGCTGGCCCCGTCAAGAAAACAAGCACAGGACGCCAGAGCGATCAAAACAACAGCTGGATGCAACTCCGGAAAGCCGCCATTCATCCCCAGCTTTTCCGGCGTTACTTTACCAACGCGAAGGTTGAGCAGATGGCCAAAATTCTCATGAGAGAGGTACCGCAGTCAGAGCTGCAACAGCCTCGCATCGATCATCTGGTCGGAGAGCTGCAAAACTCCTCCGACTTTGAACTACATTTATGGTGTCGCGACTATGCCTGCATCAGACACCTGGATGTGCCCGAAGGCTCGTGGATGGAGAGCGGCAAGGTCGCCAAGCTTCTGGAACTCATTCACCAATATCGTGACAACGGCGACCGCGTTTTGGTTTTCAGCAAGTTCGCAAAGGTTGTCGAGATCCTCCGAGAGGTCCTCCACACTGGTGGCATCAGACATTGCGTCCTGTACGGCCAAACCAGCGTTGCGGAGCGCCAGGACCTGATTGACGACTTCAACAAAGATACCGACATCACTGCATTTCTGCTAACGACTGGCGCCGGTGGTACCGGTATCAACCTCACGTCAGCGAACAAGATCATCATCTTTGACCAGTCCGACAACCCGCAAGACGACATTCAGGCCGAGAACCGCGCTCATCGTCTGGGCCAAACCCGGGACGTCGAGGTCATCCGTCTCTTGACCTCGCACACCATCGAAGAGCTCATCTACAAGGCGTGCCAAAAAAAGATtgagctcgccgagaaggtGACCGGTGCAGTGGAAGACATGGAGGACAAGCATGCGGAAGAAAACCTGGAGAAGGAGGTTCGAAAGATGATGGCAGATCAGCTAACGCCCTCATGA
- a CDS encoding Vacuolar ATPase assembly integral membrane protein VMA21, translated as MSAHSLHAVGSIITGHLSRTTTPPQFSVNTMATRRIVASEKTILEKDDVVGSSPAAGDKSNITPAVPMDVILKLLGFTFAMIVLPIGTYFVTVDFLFKGNSTFAGALAAVMANVVLISYVIVAMKEDQSDQLEAKKELKKDR; from the exons ATGAGTGCTCACTCGTTACATGCAGTTGGCTCCATAATCACTGGGCACTTGTcacgcaccaccaccccccctcaGTTCTCAGTAAACACCATGGCGACCCGACGTATTGTCGCCTCGGAGAAAACCATCCTCGAAAAGGACGATGTGGTCGGCTCCAgtcctgctgctggcgacAAGTCTAACATCACCCCGGCCGTGCCGATGGACGTCATCCTAAAGCTGCTCGGGTTCACCTTCGCCATGATCGTCCTGCCCATTGGCACCTACTTCGTGACGGTCGATTTTCTCTTCAAAG GCAATTCTACATTTGCCGGAGCCCTGGCTGCGGTTATGGCCAATGTGGTTCTCATCAGTTATGTCATTGTTGCCATGAAGGAGGATCAGAGCGACCAACTGGAAGCCAAGAAGGAACTGAAGAAGGACCGCTGA
- a CDS encoding ribosomal protein L35Ae, which translates to MPSEAGHRLYVKPNEPILTFVSRGRHLSYQRSRHVTHSKTSLIKIEGVDDTNAANFYLGKKIAYVYKAQKEIRGSKIRVIWGKVTRPHGNSGVVRAKFSNPLPTRSFGASVRVMLYPSSI; encoded by the exons ATGCCTTCGGAAGCCGGTCACAGAT TATACGTCAA ACCGAATGAACCGATACTAACATTTGTTTCCAGGGGACGTCACCTCAGCTACCAGCGTAGCCGTCACGTCACCCACTCCAAGACGAGTCTGATCAAGATCGAGGGAGTCGACGacaccaacgccgccaa CTTCTACCTCGGCAAGAAGATCGCCTACGTCTACAAGGCTCAGAAGGAGATCCGCGGTTCCAAGATTCGCGTCATCTGGGGCAAGGTTACCCGCCCTCACG GCAACTCTGGCGTCGTCCGCGCCAAGTTCTCCAACCCCCTTCCCACCCGCTCTTTCGGCGCATCCGTTCGCGTGATGCTCTACCCCTCGTCGATTTAA
- a CDS encoding Mediator complex subunit MED14, whose translation MADLSSAAASMELKENTVIVVLGASGDLAKKKTYPALFGLYRNQFLPKDIKIVGYARTKMDHEEYIRRIRSYMKTPTKEIEQQLNDFCNLCTYVSGQYDKDDSFLNLTRHLEDLEQGKPETHRLFYMALPPSVFTIVSQHLKKCCYPTKGIARVVIEKPFGKDLASSRELQKSLEPDWKEDELYRIDHYLGKEMVKNILILRFGNSFFGSTWNRQNIDNVQISFKEPFGTEGRGGYFDEFGIIRDVMQNHLLQVLTLLAMERPISFASEDIRDEKVRVLRAMTAIEPKNVIIGQYGKSLDGSKPSYKEDDTVPKDSRCPTFCALVAYIKNERWDGVPFIMKAGKALNEQKTEIRIQFKDVTSGIFKDIPRNELVMRIQPNESVYVKMNSKLPGLSMQTVVTELDLTYRRRFSDLKIPEAYESLILDCLKGDHSNFVRDDELDASWRIFTPLLHYLDDNKEIIPMEYPYGEGSRGPAVLDDFTSSYGYKFSDAAGYQWPTTSAQAAPNKFCTLSRLRNTTFPIIEQPTIDPNRALTNHHRFEPDLKTNGVNGGKMEGQPSPNKGKAPADDAPATDDMANGASDAKGKQQPQMSTGLTLQQKPRMNDLPEEIVHITQGYIPLSMIVSRLAQRTHEDLEKTIMDMAAIKWAPPAVNGNTPNGTDIPDDMSEGNKRKKMLMLKFAQDAHSKWVKALVITDWSRNAEAVSKLIDIKAHIDSKRMLFDFCQDLLIDLKRSLISARLPNPDLKTALQVLTTGEASWIPEPGYIPPPPLTPEEQLKWIDDLNTMLSLRLNLDDYDKIPHQFKDYTIHSGRVTFKVKGEFEVDLTIADEDFTRQFWFIDFRFSFSPSSSKLSDTLVSYLELRVNEILGQDGLEGCYQFLHEFVLTHKINELRRQAIELSRSTWTGTLMVEPLNRALALQYWTARYGPNGPKSWVMVAVNSAKRTNGQTDPKHSSRLVARWYRDNKEVKDVFLPFDVDNLCAEDLLKTAVARHVEHILSSIHAKLLSYPRFVKRESSMTLKISRTEPMESCLGMQLGSRDNVTLIVQPVTGFAAIKPHTKYSLNGENRLNYGGKDPAEDGVICLENIRWGYVIEEFNRRGRSVGWKTCKSPIGSEEIKQIIRTREGFQTIFLQRQSLGQEWYVMVSLSLSGDEWWLLEINRNTPGRPIKFQTKLELTRGQPDLDDSFWSNLTLFVTGIIAQATDLEDLHQKEVKHLTKESTNYSLPQQVRLPSLILKLSQILRPSETSSAHDTSKDALYRSSNNSLSWAQDQIEVKFRGLLPQPSVTLDQHDNSLSAVEVLENIRLNTVVDAAVRVKDKAKFALLKGRIDRDVSFSPKKGEFIFRIRQSIGQPILETLTTHVNSIDRLVGFLEAMGKARGDVRCEKVSLKQVIFTYSDMIMPGESGSTQKPQRWRVSLDLAKSDIRMSLERGNPHLRVLDLLTTLVNTQNGLKALLVYMPLLLPILRTLDNIESKWEPLATTNQGRLEIFPRSVDWIALRYTLPSTNGQPRILVLEIRSKLRRSEVWWNFSRTIPGGPAPPDEGFNRVLKRIWESHGDGWRGLTTGAAAQPGPSTMELLTRLDDAVRAYAVTGDISEAPLTQEAQTQSSQTFSANQSFGTQPTSVSQGSNRSSGGSKQAPLVLD comes from the exons atggccgacCTCAGCTCCGCCGCAGC TTCCATGGAGCTCAAGGAGaacaccgtcatcgtcgttcTCGGTGCCTCCGGAGATttggcgaagaagaagacc TACCCTGCGTTGTTTGGTCTG TACCGAAACCAGTTTCTTCCCAAGGATATCAAGATTGTCGGATATGCGCGGACAAAGATGGATCACGAGGAATACATCCGCCGCATCAGATCTTACATGAAGACACCCACGAAGGAGATTGAGCAGCAGCTCAACGACTTCTGCAACCTCTGCACCTACGTTTCCGGCCAGTACGACAAGGACGACTCATTCCTTAACCTGACCAGACatctcgaggacctcgagcaGGGCAAGCCCGAGACTCATCGTCTCTTCTACATGGCTCTCCCCCCCAGTGTCTTCACCATTGTCTCCCAGCACCTGAAGAAGTGCTGCTACCCCACCAAGGGTATTGCGCGCGTTGTT ATTGAGAAGCCCTTCGGCAAGGACCTTGCCAGCTCCCGCGAGCTGCAGAAGTCTTTGGAGCCCGACTGGAAGGAGGATGAGCTCTACCGCATTGATCACTACCTCGGCAAGGAGATGGTCAAGAACATTCTCATCCTCCGCTTCGGCAACTCCTTCTTCGGTTCCACTTGGAACAGACAGAACATCGACAACGTTCAGATCTCATTCAAGGAGCCCTTCGGCACCGAGGGCCGTGGCGGCTACTTCGACGAGTTTGGTATCATCCGCGACGTCATGCAGAACCACTTGCTTCAGGTTCTCACCTTGCTCGCCATGGAGCGTCCTATCTCCTTCGCCTCTGAGGATATCCGTGACGAGAAGGTCCGCGTCCTCCGCGCCATGACCGCCATTGAGCCCAAGAACGTCATCATCGGCCAGTACGGCAAGTCTTTGGACGGCAGCAAGCCCTCATACAAGGAGGATGATACTGTCCCTAAAGATTCCAGGTGTCCCACTTTCTGTGCCCTCGTCGCCTACATCAAGAACGAGCGCTGGGACGGCGTTCCCTTCATAATGAAGGCCGGCAAGGCTCTCAACGAGCAGAAGACCGAGATTCGTATCCAGTTCAAGGACGTTACCTCGGGCATTTTTAAGGACATTCCCCGTAACGAGCTTGTCATGCGCATTCAGCCCAACGAGAGCGTCTATGTCAAGATGAACTCCAAGCTGCCTGGTCTCAGCATGCAGACTGTGGTTACCGAGCTTGACCTGACCTACCGTCGCCGCTTCTCTGACCTCAAGATCCCCGAGGCCTACGAGTCGCTGATTCTGGACTGCCTCAAGGGCGACCACTCCAACTTCGTCCGTGATGACGAGCTGGATGCCAGCTGGAGAATCTTCACTCCTCTTCTCCACTACCTGGACGACAACAAGGAGATCATTCCCATGGAATACCCCTATGGTGAGG GATCCCGTGGCCCCGCAGTTCTCGATGACTTCACTTCTTCCTATGGATACAAATTCAGTGATGCGGCCGGTTACCAGTGGCCTACAACCTCTGCTCAAGCTGCTCCCAACAAGTT CTGCACGCTCTCTCGCCTTCGCAACACCACCTTCCCTATCATCGAGCAGCCGACTATCGATCCTAATCGCGCCCTCACCAACCATCACCGATTCGAGCC AGACCTGAAGACCAACGGTGTCAATGGTGGGAAGATGGAGGGACAGCCGTCGCCgaacaagggcaaggcacCGGCCGATGATGCCCCGGCGACAGACGACATGGCGAACGGCGCCTCCGACGCGAAAGGCAAGCAGCAACCCCAAATGTCTACCGGCCTCACGTTACAACAAAAGCCGAGGATGAATGACCTACCGGAGGAGATTGTGCACATCACGCAAGGATACATCCCCTTGTCAATGATCGTTTCGCGGCTTGCGCAGCGCACCCACGAAGACTTGGAGAAGACGATCATGGACATGGCCGCTATCAAGTGGGCTCCACCAGCTGTGAACGGGAACACACCCAATGGCACCGACATCCCGGATGACATGTCAGAAGGGAACAAAAGGAAAAAGATGCTCATGCTCAAGTTTGCCCAAGATGCGCATTCCAAATGGGTCAAAGCACTCGTCATTACGGACTGGAGCAGGAACGCGGAGGCTGTCAGCAAGCTAATCGACATCAAGGCGCACATCGATTCCAAGCGGATGCTGTTCGACTTCTGCCAGGACTTGCTGATCGATTTGAAGCGATCCCTCATTTCAGCGCGGCTTCCCAACCCTGATCTTAAGACTGCCCTGCAGGTTCTGACAACTGGTGAAGCATCATGGATCCCCGAG CCGGGTTATATTCCACCGCCGCCATTAACACCGGAGGAACAGCTGAAATGGATCGACGATCTCAACACCATGCTGTCTCTGCGCCTGAACCTGGACGACTACGACAAGATACCACATCAATTCAAGGACTATACCATACACTCGGGCAGAGTCACTTTTAAGGTGAAGGGCGAATTTGAGGTGGACCTGACCATCGCCGATGAGGATTTTACGAGGCAATTTTGGTTCATCGATTTCCGGTTTTCCTtctcgccttcctcgagcaAGCTTTCTGACACCCTGGTGTCATACCTCGAACTACGTGTCAACGAGATTCTGGGTCAAGACGGCTTGGAGGGGTGTTATCAATTCCTCCACGAGTTCGTCCTCACGCACAAGATCAACGAACTCCGACGACAAGCGATCGAGCTGAGCCGCAGCACATGGACCGGAACATTAATGGTCGAACCCCTCAACCGAGCTTTGGCCCTCCAATACTGGACCGCTCGGTATGGCCCCAACGGGCCCAAGAGCTGGGTTATGGTTGCTGTCAATAGCGCGAAAAGGACCAACGGGCAGACCGATCCGAAGCATTCCAGTCGCTTAGTTGCGCGGTGGTATCGCGACAACAAGGAGGTCAAAGACGTCTTTTTACCGTTCGACGTCGACAATTTGTGTGCCGAGGATCTGCTCAAGACTGCTGTTGCCCGGCACGTGGAGCATATCCTCTCCTCAATCCATGCCAAGCTTCTATCATATCCCCGGTTCGTGAAAAGAGAGTCCTCCATGACTCTCAAGATCTCACGAACAGAGCCGATGGAATCGTGCTTGGGTATGCAACTTGGCTCGCGGGACAATGTCACCCTCATCGTACAACCGGTGACCGGCTTTGCGGCCATCAAGCCCCATACCAAGTACTCTCTCAACGGCGAGAATCGACTCAACTATGGCGGCAAGGACCccgccgaggatggcgtTATCTGCCTGGAAAACATCAGGTGGGGCTATGTCATCGAAGAATTCAACCGCAGAGGACGGAGCGTGGGCTGGAAGACTTGCAAAAGCCCGATTGGAAGTGAAGAGATCAAGCAAATCATCCGGACTCGCGAAGGTTTCCAGACCATCTTTCTCCAGCGTCAAAGTCTAGGCCAGGAATGGTATGTGATGGTGTCATTGAGCCTGAGCGGTGATGAATGGTGGTTGCTTGAAAT CAACCGCAACACGCCGGGACGTCCGATCAAGTTTCAAACCAAGCTAGAGCTCACCCGAGGGCAGCCCGACCTGGACGACTCTTTCTGGTCGAATTTGACCCTCTTTGTTACCGGCATCATTGCTCAAGCTACCGATCTAGAAGATTTGCACCAAAAAGAGGTCAAACATTTGACGAAGGAATCCACGAACTATTCGCTGCCACAGCAAGTCCGGCTTCCGTCTCTCATCCTCAAACTGTCACAAATATTGCGACCATCAGAGACCAGCAGCGCACATGATACCTCCAAGGATGCCCTATATCGTTCGAGCAACAACAGTTTGTCTTGGGCTCAGGACCAAATCGAAGTGAAGTTCAGGGGGCTTCTACCTCAACCCTCAGTGACACTTGACCAGCATGACAACTCCCTCTCAGCCGTCGAGGTGCTTGAGAACATCCGACTCAACActgtggtcgacgccgctgTCAGAGTCAAAGATAAAGCGAAATTTGCGCTGCTCAAAGGCCGCATCGACCGGGACGTGTCTTTCAGTCCCAAGAAAGGCGAATTCATCTTTCGGATTCGCCAATCAATCGGACAGCCGATCCTGGAGACTTTAACAACCCACGTAAACTCCATTGACCGCCTCGTAGGTTTCCTTGAGGCCATGGGCAAGGCACGAGGCGACGTCAGATGCGAGAAAGTTAGTCTCAAGCAAGTCATTTTCACATATAGCGACATGATAATGCCCGGCGAGAGTGGCAGTACACAAAAGCCCCAACGGTGGCGGGTGTCCCTCGATTTAGCCAAGAGCGACATCCGGATGTCCTTGGAAAGGGGAAACCCGCACTTGAGAGTGCTCGATCTGCTCACGACTCTCGTCAATACCCAGAACGGTCTGAAAGCACTACTAGTATATATGCCATTGTTGCTGCCCATCCTGAGAACTCTCGACAACATCGAGTCGAAGTGGGAGCCTTTGGCAACAACAAACCAAGGGCGTCTTGAGATCTTTCCAAGATCCGTTGATTGGATCGCACTCCGTTATACTCTCCCCAGCACGAACGGTCAACCACGAATACTTGTACTAGAAATCCGAAGCAAGCTGCGGCGCAGCGAGGTGTGGTGGAATTTCTCTCGCACAATACCGGGGGGGCCCGCCCCCCCTGACGAGGGGTTTAATAGGGTCCTGAAGAGGATCTGGGAGTCACATGGCGACGGATGGAGGGGTCTTACGACGGGCGCAGCTGCCCAGCCGGGACCCAGCACCATGGAACTGCTTACGAGGCTTGACGACGCTGTGCGGGCATACGCTGTAACTGGAGACATCAGCGAGGCACCGTTGACTCAGGAGGCACAGACACAGTCGAGTCAGACATTTTCCGCAAACCAGTCTTTCGGCACGCAGCCCACGAGCGTGAGCCAGGGAAGCAACAGGAGCAGCGGAGGAAGCAAGCAGGCGCCTCTGGTGCTTGACTAA